A genome region from Panicum virgatum strain AP13 chromosome 4K, P.virgatum_v5, whole genome shotgun sequence includes the following:
- the LOC120701805 gene encoding uncharacterized protein LOC120701805: MASLDPTDLIDSLLAMRKAVRVLCTYWRCLFPVFIGAYLFHLAQTTLLLKLASPRINLDSIPFYVYEIKDNSTAPTADGLVAMAVKTSGMEISPLWKLHFVGYLLWMLSMTVIALSFANAYREAVDRRPRTRDQEQRQGIAISTWRKCKSLAFALVIWDAVGAILGEILDEQGGGRDAIHYLDYVQREPGRLQAGGRGPEEPEEERARAEEATSSPGQAHMAIGVHAEDAKSSLGRARKAMGGTEGPRPKRLRRPNSKYFGPDWTK, from the exons ATGGCTTCGCTGGATCCCACAGACTTGATTGATTCCCTTCTGGCCATGCGCAAGGCGGTCCGCGTGCTGTGCACATACTGGAGGTGCCTGTTCCCAGTGTTCATCGGGGCCTATCTGTTCCACCTTGCACAGACCACGTTGCTGCTGAAGCTGGCAAGCCCCAGGATCAACCTCGACTCCATACCCTTCTACGTCTACGAGATAAAAGACAATTCAACCGCGCCAACAGCTGACGGCCTCGTGGCCATGGCCGTTAAGACTTCAGGCATGGAAATCTCGCCCTTGTGGAAACTCCACTTCGTAGGGTATCTATTGTGGATGTTGTCCATGACGGTTATCGCGCTTTCTTTCGCCAACGCCTATCGTGAAG CTGTAGACAGAAGACCTAGGACAAGGGATCAGGAGCAAAGGCAAGGCATCGCTATCTCGACCTGGAGAAAGTGCAAGAGTTTGGCATTTGCATTGGTAATCTGGGATGCCGTGGGCGCAATACTGGGCGAAATACTGGACGAACAAG GAGGAGGCAGAGACGCCATCCACTACTTGGACTACGTCCAGCGGGAACCAGGACGTCTACAAGCGGGAGGAAGAGGACCAGAGGAGCCCGAGGAAGAGCGGGCGCGCGCTGAGGAGGCCACATCATCACCAGGCCAAGCGCACATGGCAATCGGGGTCCACGCAGAGGACGCCAAATCATCACTAGGCCGGGCGCGCAAGGCAATGGGTGGCACTGAAGGCCCGAGGCCCAAGAGGCTTCGCCGGCCCAACAGCAAGTACTTCGGGCCGGACTGGACCAAGTAG